A region from the Salvia splendens isolate huo1 chromosome 15, SspV2, whole genome shotgun sequence genome encodes:
- the LOC121767644 gene encoding transcription factor MYB61-like, protein MGHHSCCNQQKVKRGLWSPEEDEKLIRYITTHGYGCWSEVPEKAGLQRCGKSCRLRWINYLRPDIRRGRFTPEEEKLIINLHGAVGNRWAHIASHLPGRTDNEIKNYWNSWIKKKIRKSSSSSSSSTSPPTTITHKSEAQNLTFTQTQQHLELFNQDHYSTKSHETLSPLLTSSFMFEINHSLEPPIFQETAALSSETPWQLQPTPEIAQFTAMPPLIDPIESQNSCGPINDCMQRNHDMNEWVVDAQQCPNYFFWDQVGGQMGGEEIIIPATGNMNTIISSSFPSPL, encoded by the exons ATGGGGCATCACTCTTGCTGCAACCAGCAGAAGGTGAAGAGGGGGCTGTGGTCGCCGGAGGAGGACGAGAAGCTCATTAGGTACATCACCACCCACGGCTACGGCTGCTGGAGCGAGGTCCCCGAGAAAGCAG GGCTTCAGAGATGCGGGAAGAGTTGTCGTCTGAGATGGATAAACTACTTGAGACCGGATATTAGAAGAGGGAGGTTTACACCTGAGGAGGAGAAGCTCATTATCAACCTCCATGGCGCTGTAGGCAACAG ATGGGCACACATAGCTAGCCATTTGCCTGGAAGAACAGACAACGAGATAAAAAACTACTGGAACTCATGGATCAAGAAGAAAATCCGAAAATCctcctcatcttcttcttcttcaacatcACCACCAACAACAATTACACATAAATCCGAGGCCCAAAACCTCACATTCACACAAACCCAACAACACCTAGAATTATTCAACCAAGATCACTACTCCACAAAATCACACGAAACCCTATCACCTCTCCTCACTTCCTCATTCATGTTCGAGATAAACCATTCACTAGAACCTCCCATCTTCCAAGAAACTGCCGCATTGAGCTCAGAGACACCATGGCAACTGCAGCCCACGCCAGAAATAGCTCAGTTCACCGCCATGCCACCATTAATAGACCCCATCGAGTCGCAAAACTCATGTGGCCCGATTAACGACTGCATGCAGAGAAATCATGACATGAATGAATGGGTGGTTGATGCACAGCAATGCCCTAACTATTTCTTTTGGGATCAGGTGGGAGGGCAGATGGGAGGGGAGGAGATAATTATTCCGGCCACCGGGAACATGAATACGATCATTTCTTCCTCTTTTCCTTCGCCTCTCTGA